Part of the Geodermatophilus obscurus DSM 43160 genome is shown below.
CCCCGCCGCAGAGCCGCCGGGCACGGGGACCGCCACGCACCGGACGCCGGTCTCCTGCTCGCCGTCGTCGACCGCGTAGCCCTGGTCGGCGATCGTGGGCAACTGGCGCAGCAGCTCGTCGGGGTCGGTGACGGTGAGCTCCGTGCGGGCGGGCATGCCGCCCTGGACCAGCAGCTCGCGCGCCGTCTCGGGGGGCAACTGGGCCAGCAGCACCTTGCCGACGCCGGTGCAGTGCAGGTGCACCCGCCGACCGACCTCGGTGAACATCCGCATGGAGTGCCGCGACGGCACCTGCGCGACGTAGACGACCCGGTCGCCGTCGAGCATGGCCAGGTTCGCCGTCTCCCCGATGACGTCGACCAGCCGGGTGAGGTGGGGCTGGGCCCACGTGGCGAGCATCCGCGACGCGAACTCCCCCAGGTGGATCAGCCGCGGCCCGAGGACGTAGCGCCGCGAGGGCAGCTGGCGCACGTAGCCGCGGCCCACGAGGGTGCGCACCAGCCGGTGGATCGTGGAGACGGCCAGGCCGCTGTCGGCCGCCAGCCGGCTGATGGCCACCTCGCCGCCGGCGTCGGCCATGAGCTCGAGGAGCAGGAAGGCGCGGTCCAGCGACTGCACGCCCTCCGCCGACCCACCAGCGGCCATCTCCCGCTCCCCTCGTTTCCGCCCGGTCGGGGTTCCGGACCGCGGGTCCTCGGGTTGACCGCTGGTGACCGGCCCCACTACTTTTCCAATGATCAGACATCGCCTTCCACGATGCGGAATGCACAGTACCCCCGCCTGCCGCTCTGCGGAACCGGGCGGCGACCCAGCACAGCGACTCCAGGGAGAACCATGAGCACCATCGCCGGCGTGGACGGTCTCGAGATCACCGGCCCCATGGGTGACCGGTTCGACGAGGTCCTCACCCCCCGGGCGCTCGAGCTCGTCGTCCTCCTCCACCGCGAGCTGAACGGGCGGCGGCTCGAGCGGCTCGCCGCGCGACAGGAGCGGGTCCGCGCGCTGGCCGACGGCGCCAGCCTCGACTTCCTCGAGGAGACCCGGTCGATCCGCGAAGACGACTCGTGGCGGGTGGCCGACCCGGCGCCCGGCCTGGTCGACCGCCGGGTGGAGATGACCGGCCCGACCGACCGCAAGATGACGATCAACGCGCTGAACTCCGGGGCCAGGTGCTGGCTGGCCGACCAGGAGGACGCGAACTCCCCGCTGTGGGAGAACGTCGTCAACGGCCCTCTCAACCTGATGGACTCGCTCGACCGCACGATCGACTTCACCAGCCCGCAGGGCAAGAAGTACGAGCTCAGGCCGGACGACGAGCTCCCGACCATCATCGTGCGCCCCCGCGGCTGGCACCTGCCGGAGAAGCACATCACCGTCGACGGCGAGCAGACCTCCGGCAGCCTGGTCGACTTCGCGCTGTACCTGGCCGCCTGCGGCCAGAAGCAGATCGACAAGGGCCGCGGCCCGTACTTCTACCTGCCGAAGATGGAGAGCCACCTCGAGGCGCGGCTGTGGAACGACGCCTTCAACCTGGCGCAGGACCACCTCGGCATCCCCCGCGGCACCATCCGCGCCACCTGCCTGATCGAGACCTACCCCGCGGCGTTCGAGATGGAGGAGATCCTCTACGAGCTGCGCGAGCACTCCG
Proteins encoded:
- the aceB gene encoding malate synthase A, which gives rise to MSTIAGVDGLEITGPMGDRFDEVLTPRALELVVLLHRELNGRRLERLAARQERVRALADGASLDFLEETRSIREDDSWRVADPAPGLVDRRVEMTGPTDRKMTINALNSGARCWLADQEDANSPLWENVVNGPLNLMDSLDRTIDFTSPQGKKYELRPDDELPTIIVRPRGWHLPEKHITVDGEQTSGSLVDFALYLAACGQKQIDKGRGPYFYLPKMESHLEARLWNDAFNLAQDHLGIPRGTIRATCLIETYPAAFEMEEILYELREHSAGLNAGRWDYMFSVIKTFRTRGEEFTLPDRNSVGMTVPFMRAYTELLVRTCHKRGAHAIGGMSAFIPSKDPEVNEFAFKKITEDKTREANDGFDGSWVAHPGMVQAAMDVFDKVLGDKPNQLDNLREDVQVTAAQLLDVKSTPGEATEAGLRANISVGIQYVESWLRGSGAVGINNLMEDAATAEISRSQVWQWLHNGVRLSNGEPVTRELVERLTDEEMQSIAESRGDSFASGRWDDARALFLEMAVADEYSDFLTLPAYERMP
- a CDS encoding IclR family transcriptional regulator, with the protein product MAAGGSAEGVQSLDRAFLLLELMADAGGEVAISRLAADSGLAVSTIHRLVRTLVGRGYVRQLPSRRYVLGPRLIHLGEFASRMLATWAQPHLTRLVDVIGETANLAMLDGDRVVYVAQVPSRHSMRMFTEVGRRVHLHCTGVGKVLLAQLPPETARELLVQGGMPARTELTVTDPDELLRQLPTIADQGYAVDDGEQETGVRCVAVPVPGGSAAGAISVSGPAGRLGLDAVSRAVPLLQSAAAALATELGRDGGRPAG